A genomic stretch from Puntigrus tetrazona isolate hp1 chromosome 6, ASM1883169v1, whole genome shotgun sequence includes:
- the gadd45ab gene encoding growth arrest and DNA-damage-inducible, alpha, b yields MTFEEPCGDNATERMDSVEKALEEVLTAALPQGCITVGVYEAAKSLNVDPDNVVLCLLATDEEDVKDVALQIHFTLIQAFCCENDINILRVNNMRRLAEILEGVKPGGESMDLHCVLVTNPQSSTWKDPALGKLNRFCRDSRGLDQWVPVINLPER; encoded by the exons ATGACTTTTGAAGAACCGTGTGGAGACAACGCAACTGaaag aATGGACTCGGTTGAGAAGGCACTGGAAGAGGTCCTGACTGCTGCGTTACCTCAGGGTTGCATCACTGTGGGAGTCTATGAGGCGGCGAAGTCACTGAACGT GGACCCAGACAACGTGGTTTTATGTCTGCTGGCCACAGACGAGGAGGATGTGAAAGACGTCGCGCTTCAGATTCATTTTACCTTGATTCAAGCGTTCTGCTGCGAGAACGACATCAATATCTTACGAGTGAACAACATGAGACGTCTGGCAGAGATCCTGGAGGGCGTGAAACCGGGAGGAGAGTCGATGGACCTCCACTGCGTATTAGTCACC AATCCACAGTCGTCCACGTGGAAGGATCCAGCCCTCGGCAAACTGAACCGATTCTGCAGAGACAGTCGGGGATTGGACCAGTGGGTGCCGGTCATCAATCTCCCCGAGCGATGA
- the gng12b gene encoding guanine nucleotide-binding protein G(I)/G(S)/G(O) subunit gamma-12, which yields MSSKMQSSNNIAQARRTVQQLRIEANIERIKISKASADLMHYCNEHAKYDPLLMGIPAPENPFKDKKPCTIL from the exons ATGTCGTCTAAGATGCAAAGCTCTAATAATATAGCCCAGGCCAGAAGGACTGTTCAGCAGCTACGGATAGAAGCTAACATAGAGAGAATAAAG atttctAAAGCTTCTGCGGACCTCATGCATTACTGCAATGAACATGCCAAGTACGATCCTCTACTTATGGGTATCCCAGCTCCGGAAAACCCTTTTAAGGATAAAAAGCCATGCACTATATTGTAG